One window of the Thermococcus sp. P6 genome contains the following:
- a CDS encoding DMT family transporter, with protein MNGLIIGITAALTSAFSWALATILIKIGMRNKSPIAVNIVRLYIVSALFGIVFLIEGRFSILESLPLELLIVAFVSGQLGFVVGDYFYFNALKMAGVSRTVPVTSTYPLWTILWAVLFLGREVSPRVIVGALLIFGAIVLVRKGEEEEHVNGKAFIFALLAPISWSLAILTMDWLTGYIDVLTLAGLRMMMAALGITFLLPRFGEELSSLTKEEMAVLFGAAFFGLFIGQYLFVYSVNLLGSQMAAPISAINPVISSALAVVFLKESPSRKILEGLLLAVLGVVLISTG; from the coding sequence ATGAACGGCCTGATTATCGGAATCACCGCAGCCCTCACCTCGGCTTTCTCGTGGGCCCTCGCCACGATTCTCATAAAGATAGGGATGAGGAATAAAAGCCCTATAGCCGTTAACATAGTGCGACTGTACATCGTCTCCGCCCTCTTTGGAATCGTCTTCCTGATCGAGGGGAGGTTTTCCATTCTGGAATCCCTCCCGCTTGAGCTCCTTATCGTGGCCTTCGTCTCCGGACAGCTGGGCTTCGTTGTGGGCGATTACTTCTACTTCAACGCCCTCAAAATGGCCGGCGTTTCGAGGACGGTACCTGTAACGTCCACGTATCCCCTCTGGACCATACTGTGGGCCGTTCTCTTCCTCGGCAGGGAAGTAAGCCCTCGGGTAATCGTGGGTGCCCTTTTGATCTTCGGAGCCATAGTCCTCGTGAGGAAGGGGGAAGAGGAAGAGCACGTCAATGGAAAGGCCTTTATCTTCGCCCTGCTTGCCCCGATATCATGGAGTCTCGCCATACTCACCATGGACTGGCTTACCGGATACATAGATGTTCTCACACTGGCCGGGTTGAGGATGATGATGGCGGCCCTTGGTATTACCTTCCTCCTTCCAAGGTTCGGTGAAGAGCTCTCGAGTCTTACGAAGGAGGAGATGGCTGTACTCTTCGGTGCAGCGTTTTTTGGGCTCTTCATAGGGCAGTACCTCTTTGTCTACTCCGTGAACCTTTTGGGTTCCCAGATGGCGGCACCCATCTCGGCGATAAATCCCGTCATCTCCTCCGCGCTGGCGGTGGTTTTCCTGAAGGAATCCCCGAGCAGGAAGATACTCGAAGGTCTCCTGCTTGCTGTTCTCGGCGTGGTGCTGATCTCGACGGGATGA